The Drosophila kikkawai strain 14028-0561.14 unplaced genomic scaffold, DkikHiC1v2 scaffold_40, whole genome shotgun sequence genome has a window encoding:
- the LOC138929572 gene encoding uncharacterized protein, with product MINHVEEEQEILDEEAEGAAVEKRVKQNRTELARGMATMEEQHREIEKARKVLENLQQQIDSVSSRTSDAPPSGARNDMSEHNGDVCERDGERSNGAADDVRRSERDGERSEANEAERNERDASENSGNFGRNDNGQNGSSDANSGRGGRDDFSSAGFGLAKEILLDFSKNMSVRAWVSQWENVARLYKLTDTQSRVLLIGKLKGSALQWLHADATRFGESTSELVDQLLLAFGGNESKAELRRKFEARLWKPTEKFAVYFEEKRRLAREVNMEDDELLDGLIVGIPAINLRNQAKLQCFENPGRMLKAFANIMLPVRAAGEKKMHNAKDELANKETRCFNCNGKGHWARDCIKSKRTPGSCYGCGAMDHMISKCPQNKKDAANNYNA from the exons ATGATAAACCATGTGGAAGAGGAGCAAGAAATTCTGGACGAAGAGGCGGAAGGGGCAGCGGTGGAGAAGCGAGTGAAGCAGAATCGGACGGAACTGGCTCGTGGCATGGCAACTATGGAGGAGCAGCATCGTGAAATCGAGAAGGCAAGGAAGGTTCTCGAGAATCTTCAGCAGCAGATCGACAGCGTCAGTTCGAGAACAAGCGACGCGCCACCAAGCGGCGCCAGAAACGACATGTCTGAACATAACGGCGACGTGTGCGAAAGAGATGGCGAGCGTAGCAACGGTGCGGCCGATGATGTCCGTAGGAGCGAAAGGGATGGCGAGCGAAGCGAAGCGAATGAGGCAGAGAGGAATGAAAGAGACGCCAGCGAGAATTCTGGAAATTTCGGACGAAACGACAACGGGCAAAACGGCAGCAGCGACGCTAACAGTGGAAGAGGTGGTCGAGACGATTTTTCGTCAGCCGGATTTGGCTTGGCAAAGGAAATCTTATTGGATTTTTCGAAAAACATGTCTGTTCGTGCCTGGGTCTCCCAATGGGAGAATGTTGCCAGATTGTATAAGCTAACGGACACCCAGAGTAGAGTTTTGCTGATTGGAAAACTGAAAGGCAGCGCGTTGCAGTGGCTACACGCAGATGCAACCCGGTTCGGAGAATCGACGAGTGAGCTGGTAGACCAGTTACTTCTTGCGTTTGGTGGCAACGAGTCGAAAGCAGAGTTGAGACGCAAATTCGAGGCGCGGCTATGGAAGCCAACTGAGAAGTTTGCAGTCTATTTCGAAGAAAAACGCAGGCTGGCACGAGAAGTCAACATGGAAGATGACGAGCTGCTGGACGGACTTATTGTTGGCATTCCGGCGATAAATCTACGCAATCAGGCCAAGCTTCAGTGTTTCGAGAACCCAGGAAGGATGCTTAAAGCATTTGCCAACATAATGTTGCCGGTAAGGGCTGCTGGAGAGAAGAAGATGCACAACGCGAAGGATGAGCTGGCGAACAAGGAGACGCGTTGCTTTAACTGCAACGGTAAAGGGCACTGGGCTCGAGACTGCATCAAATCAAAGAGGACTCCTGGGTCTTGCTATGGATGTGGGGCGATGGATCACATGATCAGCAAGTGCCCCCAAAACAAGAAGGATGCGGCAAATAATTAC AATGCTTGA